TAAGATCCTTTGATATTGTTCAATTGTTTTGTTAAAAAAGGTTAAAGGGAGTCAGGAGTAATGAAGGAGCTCATTGATGCGGGCAATCTGCCAAAGCACATCGCCGTTATCATGGACGGTAACGGAAGGTGGGCTCAAAACCAGGGCGCAGCCCGGGTTTTTGGCCATCGCAATGCAATTAAGGCAGTTAGGGAGGTGACGGAAGGCTGCGCTGAACTCGGGGTATCATGTTTGACACTCTATGCATTTTCGACCGAGAACTGGGCCAGACCGGAGTTCGAGGTCAGGGCTCTGATGGAACTATTGGTGCAATCTATCCGGAATGAACTTCCTACAATGCTTAAGAATAAGGTGAAGCTGGACACCATTGGCGATACAGAAAGCCTGCCAAGGAGTTGTCAGCGGCAACTTGCCGAAGCTATCGAAGCCACGCGGGAAAATACCGGTCTTAACCTGATCCTTGCTTTGGGATATAGCGGTAAATGGGACATTACCCAGGCAGCGAGAAAAATTGCAGAAGATGTTCAGAAAGGAACTTTAATTCCCGGTGAAATCAGCGAAGAGTTGCTTTCATCCAGGCTCGCGACCGGTAACAGACCGGAAGTGGATTTGATGTTGCGTACCGGCGGCGATCACCGGATCAGTAATTTTCTTCTCTGGCAACTGGCTTATTCCGAATTGTATTTTTATGAAAATCTTTTTTGGCCTGATTTCCGTCGGGAGCATTTATATGAGGCGATCCTTTCTTATCAGAACAGGGAACGAAGATTTGGGAAAACAGGCGAACAAATAAAAGCGAATAGTGCTAAGTAGAACAATATGAACCTTCTTACCAATTTGAATAAATCATTAGCACATCTGAAATGTCTTACTGCATTGCTGCTGATCTGCTCCTGCGTATCTGTGAATGCGCAGCGGGTAGGTATCGGTGCAACTAGCCGGCCTGCCGCAGCCGCAGCCGCCAGTGTGATGGACCCCGCCAATCCGAAAGAATACACGATCGCTGAGGTAACGGTCTCGGGTACCCAGTTTCTGGACCCCAATTCCATGATATCTATTTCAGGTTTAAAGCCAGGGGACAAAATCCGTCTTCCAGGACCTGCTATTCCCTCGTCAATCAAAAGAATGATGGACTTCGGTACTTTGGATGACGTTGAGATTTTGTACACAAAGATTGAAGCTGAAAAAATATGGCTGAACATCCATATTAAAGAAAGGCCACGTCTCTATAAGGTGTCGTTTTCAGGAATCCGCAAAGGGGAAAAAGAGACATTGAATGATAAGGTTAAGTTGATCAAAGGCCGGGTAATTACGCCGACAGTGATCAAGAATACTCAGCTCGTTATCAAAAAATATTATATGGATAAGGGTTTTTACTACACCAAAGTAAAGGTGTTGCAAATCCCTGACTCTACCCGCGGACAGGCAACTCTTAATTTTACTATTACGAAAGGTAAAAAAGTTAAGATCCAGAAAATAAACATCGAAGGAAATACCGATATCAGTGACAAAACATTGAAGCGGAAAATGAAGGGTACAAAACAGAAAAGAATTGGCAGGCTCTTCAACCCATCTAAATACATTCCAAAAAAATACGAGGAAGACAAGGAAAAGCTTATCGCTTTCTATCGCAAAAATGGTTACCGCGACGCTACCATCGAATTCGATACAATCAAGAACGGGGAAGAAACCATTAGTATTGATCTCAAAATCGAGGAAGGTACCAAGTATTTCTATCGCGATATCACCTGGTCGGGCAATTATCTGTATACGTCCAAATACCTGGGTGAGCGCCTGGGTATCAAAAAGGGCGATGTATATAACCCGGAGGAGCTCGATAAAAAGATCAACGGTATTCCGGGAGGTGACGTGAGTTCGATTTACATGGACGACGGTTATCTGTATTTTCGTATTGAACCTACTGAGAAAGCTGTGGAGGGCGATTCGATAGATGTTGAGCTTCGGATGTTTGAAGGAAAGCAGGCTACGATCAACCGGATCTTGCTGAACGGTAATACTAAAACAAGTGACAGGGTTGTTTTGCGAGAGCTTTTTACATTGCCAGGGCAAAAATTCAGCAAAACTGAAATTATCAATACGCAGCGGCAACTCTCTCAAATGGGATATTTTGACCCTGAAAAAATTCAGATCAACCCGATTCCAAATCAGTCAGACGGCACGGTTGATATTGAATATACAGTAGAAGAAAAACCATCTGATCAAATCGAATTATCAGGAGGCTGGGGAGGTTATATTGGTTTTGTAGGAACTTTGGGACTTGTCTTTAATAATTTCTCCCTTAAAAACATACCGAACCGTGAAACCTGGCGGCCACTTCCTTCCGGCGACGGACAGAAATTGTCACTCCGCTTCCAGGCGAATGGAAAACAATATCAAACCTATTCGATGTCTTTCAGCGAACCGTGGCTTGGAGGTAAAAAACCTATCAACTTTGGGGTATCTCTCCAGCGCACAGTTTATCGCCTTACCGACCCGAGCGCAATGTTCGGTATCGGCGGCCTGAACGGCGGGGGCGGGCGGCTTAGCTATCGTGGAGGATACTATAACAATGGGATAACGGTCTCATTGGGCCGTCGTTTAAAAGAGCCTGATCGTAACCTGGTTATGACACACTCATTGTCGTACCAGCGATATCGCCTGGATGATCTTGACATCTTTGGCATAGGATACACCAACGGTAATTCCAACAACATTTCCTTTAATACGACGATCTCGAGAAATACCCTGAGTGATTTCCAATTCCCGAGAAACGGAAGTAATATTTCATTGAGTGCCACAGTTACTCCTCCGTATTCAGCTTTCCGGAAAAAGGAGTTTGCTGACAAAACCGATACTTACCGCTGGGTTGAATACCATAAATGGATGTTCGATGCGAGCTATTACGCGACCATCACAGGTAAGCTGGTATTGAGCACCCGGGCACACATGGGTTTCCTTGGGAACTATGACAAGACTGACACTTACAGTCCGTTTGGTAGGTTTATTGTCGGTGGATCAGGGCTAGCCGGACAAGGGACTTTTTCGCTCGCTGATCAGGATATTATCGGTTTGCGCGGTTATGAGGATCAAAAAGTGGGTCCTATTACGCAACAGGGCCGGCCAGCATCTGGCGGCGGGGTTGTGTATAACAAATATGTACTCGAGCTTCGTTATCCTGTTTCGCTTAATCCGCAAGCGACCATTTTCATCCTTGGTTTTGCTGAGGGGGGAAATAACTGGCGCAGCTATAAGGAATTTAACCCGTTCGATTTGAAAAGATCGGCTGGTGTAGGAGCGAGGATCTTTATGCCGGCATTTGGTCTTCTCGGTATCGACTGGGGTTATGGGTTTGATAAAATTCAGGGACAATCGAAGCCAAGCGGGGCTCAGTTCCATTTTACGATCGGGCAACAAATCAGATAATATTCTCCTGACAGTTTCGT
This Dyadobacter sp. UC 10 DNA region includes the following protein-coding sequences:
- a CDS encoding isoprenyl transferase; its protein translation is MKELIDAGNLPKHIAVIMDGNGRWAQNQGAARVFGHRNAIKAVREVTEGCAELGVSCLTLYAFSTENWARPEFEVRALMELLVQSIRNELPTMLKNKVKLDTIGDTESLPRSCQRQLAEAIEATRENTGLNLILALGYSGKWDITQAARKIAEDVQKGTLIPGEISEELLSSRLATGNRPEVDLMLRTGGDHRISNFLLWQLAYSELYFYENLFWPDFRREHLYEAILSYQNRERRFGKTGEQIKANSAK
- the bamA gene encoding outer membrane protein assembly factor BamA, which translates into the protein MNLLTNLNKSLAHLKCLTALLLICSCVSVNAQRVGIGATSRPAAAAAASVMDPANPKEYTIAEVTVSGTQFLDPNSMISISGLKPGDKIRLPGPAIPSSIKRMMDFGTLDDVEILYTKIEAEKIWLNIHIKERPRLYKVSFSGIRKGEKETLNDKVKLIKGRVITPTVIKNTQLVIKKYYMDKGFYYTKVKVLQIPDSTRGQATLNFTITKGKKVKIQKINIEGNTDISDKTLKRKMKGTKQKRIGRLFNPSKYIPKKYEEDKEKLIAFYRKNGYRDATIEFDTIKNGEETISIDLKIEEGTKYFYRDITWSGNYLYTSKYLGERLGIKKGDVYNPEELDKKINGIPGGDVSSIYMDDGYLYFRIEPTEKAVEGDSIDVELRMFEGKQATINRILLNGNTKTSDRVVLRELFTLPGQKFSKTEIINTQRQLSQMGYFDPEKIQINPIPNQSDGTVDIEYTVEEKPSDQIELSGGWGGYIGFVGTLGLVFNNFSLKNIPNRETWRPLPSGDGQKLSLRFQANGKQYQTYSMSFSEPWLGGKKPINFGVSLQRTVYRLTDPSAMFGIGGLNGGGGRLSYRGGYYNNGITVSLGRRLKEPDRNLVMTHSLSYQRYRLDDLDIFGIGYTNGNSNNISFNTTISRNTLSDFQFPRNGSNISLSATVTPPYSAFRKKEFADKTDTYRWVEYHKWMFDASYYATITGKLVLSTRAHMGFLGNYDKTDTYSPFGRFIVGGSGLAGQGTFSLADQDIIGLRGYEDQKVGPITQQGRPASGGGVVYNKYVLELRYPVSLNPQATIFILGFAEGGNNWRSYKEFNPFDLKRSAGVGARIFMPAFGLLGIDWGYGFDKIQGQSKPSGAQFHFTIGQQIR